The DNA region GTCGGGTTAAAATCAGTCGCTCAACATCATCGTTAAGCAAGGCTTGGACGGCCAAAACAGCAGCCAAAAATGTTTTTCCAGTCCCAGCCGGGCCGATGCCGAAGGTAATGTCGTATTTCTGGATCGCCTTAACATACTGTCGTTGACGAAATGTTTTGGCTCGAATAAATTCGCCACGGCGGGTTTTTGCGAGGGTATGTTGCTGGAGATCGCGATACTCGTCTTGTTTATTGGTATCGATCGCCTGAAAAGCTGTCAAAATATCGGGCTGAGAAATAGCTTGGCCAACTTCCCAATAGGGTTGCAAAAAAGAAATAGCTCGTAGACAACGCTTGGTAGTGATGCACAAGTAATGGTCATAACTGAAGAGAGAGATTATAGTGTCTGAGAAAATAGACCACTGCTCCAATGTGGTTTTCCCACTTCTTCGAGAAGGAAAGTGCCTGACGGACTAAGCGGGACGTTCTCTGACGTAGAGTGTTGTTGAATCTCTCAATATGATTTGTTTGTCCAGTCTCCTTGCCCACAACTCGATGACGTTTACTCGGTAAGACACAGCCATAGGCATCCCAATAATCGGTGTAGACCAGCGCACGCTGACGATACACAGGAGGCAGAGAATCCCATAATTGTTTCGCAGTCTTTTGACTACGGTCTCCGATGGCATATCCCACCACCTCTCGGGTGTCTCGGTCAAGAGCCAGCCAAATCCATGCTTTCTCACCTTTACTACCGACAAAAGACCACAATTCATCCATTTCGATGGTCAGTTGCCCTCTTTTTTTTGAGTCACAGGTAACTCGTGAGGCACAGTCTCTAATTTGGCATTGACATAGTACTGTAGCCAGCGCAGAGAGACCCCTGTGGCACGAGTGATACCAGCGAGAGAGAGACGTTCTAATAGGAGACGGTCAATCAATTGACGAGTGTCAGTTGCAATGGGAGGGTGGGCAGGATGTTCCACAAACTGGCGACCACATTCATGGCAACGATAGCGCTGCTTTCCCGAATGGGTGTGACCATATTTAATGGTGCTGGGAGACTGACATTGAGGGCAAGTGAGCACGGTGAGACTTGACGTTTAATCTTGCCCCTATTCTTCCACAACCATTACTAGTGCACCACTACCCAACGCTTAACTGCTTTTTCTTGTCCGCGAATATCAAGGGATTGACCTCTCAAGACAACTTGTGTGCCGGTGTGGCGTGAGAAAAAGGCAAGGTTTACTTCCTTACTGCCGGACAGGGCGATCGCACTTTCGAGACTCGGTAATTGAAGGGTTTGCGAGACGTCGCTCATAGAGAATCAACAAATAAACGGATATTTGGATGAACCCATACC from [Leptolyngbya] sp. PCC 7376 includes:
- a CDS encoding IS1 family transposase (programmed frameshift); translated protein: MLTCPQCQSPSTIKYGHTHSGKQRYRCHECGRQFVEHPAHPPIATDTRQLIDRLLLERLSLAGITRATGVSLRWLQYYVNAKLETVPHELPVTPKKRGQLTIEMDELWSFVGSKGEKAWIWLALDRDTREVVGYAIGDRSQKTAKQLWDSLPPVYRQRALVYTDYWDAYGCVLPSKRHRVVGKETGQTNHIERFNNTLRQRTSRLVRQALSFSKKWENHIGAVVYFLRHYNLSLQL